From a single Nakaseomyces glabratus chromosome F, complete sequence genomic region:
- the YAE1 gene encoding Yae1p (CAGL0F00473g~Ortholog(s) have role in ribosomal large subunit biogenesis, translational initiation and cytoplasm, nucleus localization) — protein MADLLDDVWGSGDDLDESTRELSPDLLKLKDNHSKRGYLDGIVSAKEENLQDGFDMSFPLGAELGLRVGKIIGRLQGLEYRYGKDDEELKKDFNNAKQELQIKNILTKRIFTEDYNLEDSKHPVVSKWEEIVTKYCEKYNVKTE, from the coding sequence ATGGCTGATTTATTGGATGATGTATGGGGATCCGGTGATGATCTAGATGAGTCTACGAGAGAACTGAGTCCCGATTTACTGAAACTTAAAGATAACCATAGCAAACGGGGGTATCTGGATGGCATTGTTAGCGCAAAGGAGGAAAATTTACAAGATGGTTTCGACATGTCTTTCCCTTTGGGTGCCGAATTAGGTTTGCGTGTCGGAAAAATAATAGGGCGATTGCAAGGTTTAGAATACAGATATGgcaaagatgatgaagagcTAAAGAAAGATTTCAATAATGCAAAGCAAGAActgcaaataaaaaatattcttacTAAGCGCATTTTTACGGAGGATTATAATTTGGAAGACAGCAAACATCCAGTCGTCTCTAAATGGGAAGAAATCGTCACTAAATATTGTGAAAAGTACAATGTTAAGACGGAATAG